One window from the genome of Leucobacter aridicollis encodes:
- a CDS encoding MFS transporter yields the protein MGIYRELARNEGVFRILFSQLTARFPFGMLSIIVLLHMQEQFGEYTAAGIVLATQSIGQAISGPLSSRLMGRFGMRRVLWVTSVLCSGFIVLIAFVHLPLAVTALISFSIGLTTPPITPAVRTLYPRLVPGKQISALFSLDAAAQELIWVLGPVIAVFVAAQFGTAVGLSVAAAFMLFGGAWFIMSRPVGVVKIPPSKASLGAVLKRPTVIIATVIGFFFVASFAAIEAGVVRAFAPAAEGGHSSIESGIVLAVFAGGSLVGGLIIGHRPLRPWSLAIRIGVVLIGTAACLVSLNIWWLSIVLFIGGLGTAPTFAGISSMIGSTVKFSETAEAFGWIGTGQLVGVATGSAIAGVAIDAMGAQGAIIVSTGLILVAGVVALATTKWVPDLKDRDIEQPPETGTITLPLP from the coding sequence ATGGGCATTTACCGCGAGCTCGCGCGCAATGAGGGCGTTTTTCGTATTCTTTTCTCGCAGCTCACCGCGAGGTTTCCTTTCGGGATGCTGTCCATTATCGTGCTGCTGCACATGCAGGAGCAGTTCGGTGAGTACACCGCCGCAGGCATAGTGCTCGCAACCCAGAGCATCGGCCAGGCGATCTCAGGCCCGCTCTCGAGCCGCCTCATGGGTCGTTTCGGCATGCGACGAGTGCTCTGGGTCACGTCGGTACTGTGCAGCGGGTTCATTGTGCTGATCGCGTTCGTGCACCTGCCGCTGGCTGTCACGGCGCTGATCTCGTTTTCGATCGGCCTGACGACACCGCCCATCACGCCAGCGGTGCGCACCCTGTACCCGCGGCTGGTGCCAGGCAAGCAGATCTCGGCGCTGTTCTCGCTCGACGCGGCTGCACAGGAACTCATCTGGGTACTCGGGCCCGTCATCGCTGTCTTTGTCGCCGCGCAGTTCGGCACGGCCGTCGGTCTGTCAGTTGCCGCAGCATTCATGCTGTTCGGAGGCGCCTGGTTCATCATGAGCCGCCCTGTCGGGGTCGTCAAGATTCCGCCGTCGAAGGCTAGCCTCGGAGCGGTGCTGAAGCGCCCCACCGTGATCATCGCGACAGTGATCGGCTTCTTCTTCGTGGCGTCGTTTGCCGCGATCGAGGCGGGCGTCGTGCGCGCGTTCGCGCCAGCCGCCGAAGGTGGCCACTCGAGCATTGAGTCGGGCATCGTGCTCGCGGTGTTCGCTGGCGGCTCGCTCGTCGGCGGCCTCATCATCGGCCACCGCCCGTTGCGTCCGTGGTCGCTCGCGATCAGGATCGGTGTCGTGCTCATCGGCACCGCGGCATGCCTCGTCAGCCTCAACATCTGGTGGTTGTCGATCGTGCTGTTCATCGGCGGCCTCGGCACCGCGCCGACATTCGCTGGGATCTCGAGCATGATCGGTTCAACGGTCAAGTTCTCGGAAACCGCCGAGGCGTTCGGGTGGATCGGTACGGGCCAGCTCGTCGGTGTCGCGACGGGTTCCGCAATCGCCGGCGTCGCGATCGACGCAATGGGCGCCCAGGGAGCCATCATCGTGTCGACAGGGCTGATCCTCGTCGCCGGTGTCGTCGCACTCGCAACGACAAAGTGGGTGCCCGATCTGAAGGACCGCGATATCGAGCAGCCTCCCGAGACCGGCACGATCACGCTTCCACTCCCGTAA
- a CDS encoding malate dehydrogenase, producing MMNTSAASGAARPAPITVTITGAGGQIGYAAMFRIASGALFGPDQPVALRLLEIPQGVKGAEGAALELTDCAFPLLASVDIATDPDQGFDGSNVALLVGSRPRTAGMERADLLAANGAIFGPQGRAINDHAADDVRVLVVGNPANTNALIAQRNAPDVPAERFTALTRLDHNRAVGLLAEHTGAAVADVHGVTIWGNHSTTQYPDLSHATIAGRAALDVVGTDWGRGAYIDRVANRGAEIIEVRGGSSVASAANAAIDHVHDWVLGTANEATGADGVAPWTSVSIPSTGAYGIPEGLIASVPARSVDGEWRVVEGLEIDEFSRARIDASVAELAAEREQVAALGLI from the coding sequence ATGATGAACACATCAGCAGCGAGCGGCGCGGCACGGCCTGCGCCCATCACCGTCACTATCACTGGGGCCGGCGGCCAGATCGGTTACGCGGCAATGTTCAGGATCGCGTCGGGTGCTCTGTTCGGTCCTGACCAGCCCGTCGCGCTCAGGCTGCTCGAGATTCCGCAGGGCGTGAAAGGTGCGGAGGGTGCGGCGCTCGAGCTCACCGACTGCGCCTTCCCGCTGCTTGCGAGCGTCGATATTGCGACCGATCCGGATCAGGGATTTGACGGCTCGAATGTCGCCCTCCTCGTTGGCTCGCGTCCGCGCACGGCAGGCATGGAACGGGCGGACCTGCTCGCGGCGAATGGCGCGATCTTCGGCCCGCAGGGGCGCGCGATCAATGATCACGCGGCGGACGACGTCAGGGTGCTTGTCGTCGGCAACCCTGCGAACACCAACGCCCTCATCGCTCAGCGCAATGCGCCTGACGTGCCAGCGGAGCGGTTCACGGCCCTCACTCGGCTCGACCACAACCGCGCGGTCGGCCTGCTCGCAGAGCACACGGGGGCCGCTGTCGCCGATGTTCACGGCGTGACAATCTGGGGCAACCACTCGACCACCCAGTACCCAGACCTGAGCCACGCGACGATTGCGGGGCGCGCTGCGCTCGACGTTGTCGGCACGGACTGGGGTCGCGGCGCCTACATTGACAGAGTTGCGAACCGTGGCGCGGAGATCATTGAGGTGCGTGGCGGATCCTCGGTCGCGTCGGCAGCGAATGCGGCGATCGATCACGTTCACGATTGGGTGCTCGGCACCGCGAACGAGGCTACTGGTGCCGATGGCGTGGCGCCCTGGACGTCGGTGTCGATCCCGTCAACGGGAGCGTACGGCATCCCTGAGGGACTTATCGCCTCGGTCCCGGCCCGTTCGGTCGACGGAGAGTGGCGGGTTGTCGAAGGGCTGGAGATCGACGAGTTCTCGCGCGCGAGGATCGATGCCTCTGTTGCCGAGTTGGCCGCCGAGCGGGAGCAGGTGGCGGCGCTCGGGCTCATCTGA
- a CDS encoding serine hydrolase domain-containing protein, with protein MDSLSLIDTWPVDNAAVAVVSKDGSVLGTRGDQDRQFALASVTKLLTASAILLAVEEGALELDDEAGPEGSTIRHLLAHASGLDFSEDVVRGRPGQRRIYSNLGIEVLAQTFAERADMPFEEYLREGLLEPLGMHSTRLDGSPAAGGVSTAADLSRFAAELQNPKVLHPETIAQATQVVFPGIDGVLPGYGRQRPNDWGLGFEIRDSKTPHWTGNANSPQTFGHFGQAGTFLWVDPVAGLACVGLADRNFGEWSAEVWPPLSDAVLAEYSRTNS; from the coding sequence ATGGATAGCCTGAGCCTCATCGATACCTGGCCCGTCGACAACGCTGCGGTCGCAGTCGTCTCGAAAGACGGATCTGTGCTCGGTACACGGGGCGATCAAGACCGTCAGTTTGCCCTCGCATCGGTCACGAAGCTGTTGACCGCGAGCGCGATTCTGCTTGCTGTCGAAGAGGGTGCCCTCGAACTCGACGACGAAGCCGGGCCCGAGGGGTCGACAATCAGGCACCTGCTCGCGCACGCCTCCGGCCTCGACTTCTCGGAAGACGTCGTGCGCGGCCGCCCCGGCCAGCGCCGGATCTATTCAAACCTTGGCATCGAGGTGCTCGCCCAGACGTTTGCGGAGCGCGCCGACATGCCATTCGAGGAGTACCTCCGCGAGGGGCTACTCGAGCCCCTCGGCATGCACTCCACGAGGCTTGACGGCAGCCCGGCCGCGGGCGGTGTCTCGACTGCGGCTGACCTGTCGCGCTTCGCCGCCGAGCTCCAGAACCCGAAGGTGCTGCACCCAGAGACGATCGCGCAGGCCACCCAAGTCGTGTTCCCTGGAATTGATGGCGTGCTGCCCGGCTACGGCCGTCAGCGCCCGAACGACTGGGGCCTGGGCTTTGAGATCAGGGACTCAAAGACGCCGCACTGGACAGGCAACGCGAACAGCCCACAGACGTTTGGGCACTTCGGCCAGGCGGGTACATTTTTGTGGGTTGACCCAGTGGCTGGCCTCGCGTGCGTAGGGCTGGCCGACCGCAACTTTGGCGAGTGGTCGGCGGAGGTGTGGCCGCCGCTCTCTGACGCTGTGCTTGCCGAGTACTCGCGCACGAACAGCTAG
- the hrpA gene encoding ATP-dependent RNA helicase HrpA produces the protein MSNPEGPTPRIEFPEELPVSQMRDEIQQAISDNQVVIVAGETGSGKTTQLPKIALALGRERIAHTQPRRIAARTIAERIAEETGTELGGLVGYQVRFTDQASKDTKIRLMTDGILLNAIHRDRDLKAYDTIIIDEAHERSLNIDFLLGYLRTLLPRRPDLKVIITSATIDPESFAKHFADHRTGTPAPIIEVSGRTYPVEIRYRPLIEEREVVDPKTKQAKTRKIERDVFEAIGEAVDELGRESRGDVLVFLSGEAEIRDAADALQGRAGRGGPANRTEILPLYGRLSAAEQHRVFERRQDSGARRIVLATNVAETSLTVPGIRYVIDAGTARISRYSSRSKVQRLPIEAISQASANQRSGRSGRTSNGIAIRLYSEEDFESRPAFTEPEIRRTGLASVILQMLSLGLGDIAGFPFLTPPDQRGIRDGLGLLEELGAVRPAGRGRAAKRGEGASASDGATHAITKTGRELARLPIEPRFARMVIEARRHEVVPEVLAIVAGLTIQDVRERPVAERAQADQFHARFNDPLGDLMTLLNLWNYLQKQQAELSSSAFRRLCKKEFLNFLRVREWMDLVRQLSKAAGVKGQVREATGGSAELIHRSVLAGLLSQLGVRDDRQDRSTPGRGREVPGAVKRKPAQEYLGSRGTRFVLYPGSVLAKKPPEVVMSVELVETSRLFARSNAQVEPEWAEELAGALAKRQLSEPRWERKQGAAVATERVTLYGVPIVTGRRVQLSRFDPVEARELFIRHALVDGDWDSPQAFDRANHQLRRELVQLEERTRRRDILDGDEAVFEFYDARIPKDVASTRDFEGWWKTKRSSDPQYLHLKREDLLEEESVDVDETEYPRQWQHGDQSLKLKYRFDPTSDDDGVTVNVPLPLLPRLAQGDFEKLVPGMREELVTALIKTLPKSIRKHVVPAADWARTLLGAVGPKLDGAAGAGSDASLTQLLADEIRRRTSQQVQPSDFDPTRLPAHLTPTFRVIDARGRTVGAGKDLAELQSKHKEQATKGVARVAQAALPKSELERTGATTWDFGDLPKHVDSSYAKGRSGSAGVVRAYPAIVDRRTSVDLGLVADEAEQRRASRRGIRRLVVLSSPSPASYVRDHLSNQEKLLLGAGPYRSLDTAIADVSLAVADRVIQRHAPDGLVWRAADFEAIANDYARSLIDEIYGTIALTAKVLDGARLAKKAIDQAKSLQVLGQVADAAKQLDGLVFDGFVSRTGATQLERVPVYLEALRLRMQALQANPGRDRAWQNDVDRALVLFDEAGGQIPLPIDAPPHIERARWLIEEFRVSLFAQQLRAAEAVSLQRIQKALAG, from the coding sequence ATGTCGAACCCCGAAGGCCCTACACCACGCATCGAGTTCCCCGAGGAGCTCCCGGTTTCGCAGATGCGAGACGAGATCCAGCAGGCGATCTCCGACAACCAGGTCGTCATCGTCGCGGGTGAGACGGGCTCAGGCAAGACCACTCAGCTTCCGAAGATCGCGCTCGCACTTGGCCGCGAGAGAATTGCGCACACGCAGCCGCGTAGGATCGCGGCCCGCACCATCGCCGAACGCATCGCCGAGGAGACAGGCACTGAGCTCGGCGGGCTCGTCGGATATCAGGTGAGGTTCACTGATCAGGCCTCGAAAGATACGAAGATCAGGCTGATGACCGACGGGATTCTGCTGAATGCGATCCATCGGGATCGGGACCTCAAGGCCTACGACACGATCATCATCGATGAGGCGCACGAGCGTTCACTGAACATCGACTTCCTGCTCGGGTATCTGCGCACCCTGCTGCCGCGCCGACCAGATCTCAAGGTGATCATTACGTCGGCAACGATCGACCCTGAGTCATTCGCGAAGCACTTCGCCGATCACCGCACCGGCACACCGGCTCCGATCATCGAAGTGTCGGGTCGCACGTACCCCGTCGAGATTCGCTACAGGCCGCTCATCGAGGAGCGCGAGGTCGTCGACCCGAAGACCAAGCAGGCGAAGACTCGGAAGATCGAGCGCGATGTGTTCGAGGCGATCGGCGAGGCAGTCGACGAGCTCGGGCGCGAGTCGCGCGGCGACGTGCTCGTGTTCCTGTCTGGCGAAGCTGAGATCCGTGACGCCGCCGACGCGCTCCAGGGCCGGGCCGGTCGCGGCGGACCGGCGAACCGCACCGAGATCCTCCCCCTCTACGGCAGGCTTTCGGCGGCTGAGCAGCATCGCGTATTCGAGCGCCGCCAGGATTCGGGCGCGCGGCGGATCGTGCTTGCAACGAACGTCGCTGAGACCTCGCTCACTGTTCCCGGCATCAGGTATGTCATCGACGCCGGCACTGCACGCATCTCGCGATACTCGTCGCGGTCGAAGGTGCAGCGGTTGCCGATCGAGGCGATCTCGCAGGCCAGCGCGAATCAGCGCTCGGGCCGGTCTGGTCGCACGAGCAACGGCATCGCGATCCGGTTGTACAGCGAGGAGGACTTTGAGTCGCGCCCCGCGTTCACGGAGCCTGAGATCCGGCGCACCGGCCTCGCGAGTGTCATCCTGCAGATGCTTTCGCTCGGCCTTGGCGATATCGCTGGCTTCCCGTTTCTTACGCCCCCGGATCAGCGCGGTATTCGCGACGGCCTTGGCCTCCTCGAAGAGCTCGGGGCCGTGCGGCCCGCCGGCCGGGGGCGGGCCGCGAAACGCGGAGAGGGGGCTTCGGCGTCTGACGGCGCGACCCACGCGATCACCAAGACGGGCCGTGAACTCGCCCGCTTGCCGATCGAGCCGAGGTTTGCGCGCATGGTCATCGAGGCGCGCAGGCACGAGGTCGTCCCTGAGGTGCTCGCGATCGTAGCCGGGCTCACCATTCAGGACGTGCGCGAGCGGCCAGTCGCAGAGCGCGCGCAGGCTGACCAGTTCCACGCGCGTTTCAACGACCCACTCGGCGACCTGATGACCCTGCTCAACCTCTGGAACTACCTGCAGAAGCAGCAGGCGGAGCTTTCCTCGAGCGCCTTCCGCAGGCTGTGCAAGAAGGAGTTCTTGAACTTCCTCAGGGTGCGCGAGTGGATGGACCTCGTGAGGCAGCTCTCGAAAGCCGCGGGCGTCAAGGGCCAGGTACGTGAGGCGACAGGCGGATCCGCTGAGCTCATTCACCGATCGGTACTTGCCGGCCTACTCTCGCAGCTCGGCGTGCGCGACGATAGGCAAGATCGGAGCACCCCCGGCCGCGGCCGCGAGGTACCCGGCGCCGTGAAGCGCAAGCCCGCACAGGAGTATCTCGGCTCGCGCGGCACGCGTTTCGTGCTCTACCCGGGGTCGGTGCTTGCGAAGAAGCCGCCGGAGGTCGTGATGAGTGTCGAGCTCGTCGAGACGAGCCGCCTGTTCGCCCGCTCGAACGCCCAGGTCGAGCCCGAGTGGGCCGAGGAGCTCGCCGGTGCACTCGCGAAGCGGCAGCTCTCCGAGCCCCGGTGGGAGCGCAAGCAGGGCGCCGCGGTCGCGACCGAGCGCGTCACCCTCTACGGCGTGCCCATCGTCACTGGCCGCCGCGTGCAGCTCTCACGCTTCGACCCCGTCGAGGCGCGTGAGCTGTTCATCAGGCACGCGCTCGTCGACGGTGATTGGGATTCCCCGCAGGCATTCGACCGCGCGAACCACCAACTCAGGCGCGAGCTCGTTCAGCTCGAGGAGCGCACCCGCCGCCGCGACATCCTCGACGGCGACGAGGCTGTGTTCGAGTTCTATGACGCCCGCATTCCCAAAGACGTCGCGAGCACACGCGACTTCGAGGGCTGGTGGAAGACCAAGCGTTCTTCGGATCCGCAGTACCTGCATCTCAAGCGCGAGGATCTGCTCGAGGAGGAGTCTGTCGATGTCGACGAGACCGAGTACCCGCGCCAGTGGCAGCACGGCGACCAGTCCCTGAAACTCAAGTACCGGTTCGATCCCACGAGCGACGACGACGGCGTGACTGTGAACGTGCCGCTCCCGCTGTTGCCCCGCCTCGCGCAGGGCGACTTCGAGAAACTCGTGCCAGGCATGCGCGAAGAGCTCGTCACAGCGCTCATCAAAACGCTGCCAAAGTCGATCAGGAAGCACGTCGTCCCCGCCGCGGACTGGGCGCGGACGCTCCTTGGCGCGGTAGGCCCCAAGCTTGACGGTGCCGCCGGGGCCGGATCCGACGCGTCGCTCACCCAGCTGCTCGCCGACGAGATCAGGCGCCGCACGAGCCAGCAGGTACAGCCGAGCGACTTTGATCCGACGCGACTGCCCGCACACCTCACGCCGACGTTCCGCGTCATCGATGCGCGCGGCCGCACCGTGGGCGCAGGCAAGGACCTCGCCGAGCTCCAGTCGAAGCACAAGGAGCAGGCGACGAAGGGCGTCGCGCGGGTCGCCCAAGCGGCGCTCCCCAAGAGCGAGCTCGAACGCACTGGGGCAACGACATGGGACTTCGGAGATCTCCCGAAACACGTGGATTCGAGCTACGCGAAGGGCAGGTCGGGCAGCGCGGGCGTCGTGCGCGCGTATCCCGCGATCGTGGATCGGCGCACGAGCGTCGACCTTGGACTCGTTGCAGACGAGGCCGAGCAGCGGCGCGCGTCACGGCGCGGCATCAGGCGCCTGGTAGTGCTCTCGAGCCCGTCGCCCGCGAGCTACGTGCGCGATCACCTCTCAAACCAGGAGAAGTTGCTGCTCGGGGCCGGGCCATACCGTTCCCTTGACACCGCCATCGCCGACGTCTCACTCGCGGTCGCGGATCGCGTGATTCAGCGTCACGCGCCTGACGGGCTCGTGTGGCGTGCCGCCGACTTCGAGGCAATCGCGAACGACTACGCGCGCAGCCTCATCGACGAGATCTACGGCACGATCGCGCTCACCGCGAAGGTGCTCGACGGGGCTCGCCTGGCGAAGAAGGCTATCGATCAGGCGAAGTCGCTCCAGGTGCTCGGCCAGGTCGCGGACGCCGCGAAGCAGCTCGACGGGCTCGTGTTCGACGGCTTCGTCTCTCGCACCGGCGCGACGCAACTTGAGCGGGTTCCCGTCTACCTCGAGGCGCTGAGGCTGCGCATGCAGGCGCTGCAGGCGAACCCTGGCCGCGACCGCGCCTGGCAGAACGATGTGGATCGCGCGCTGGTGCTCTTCGACGAAGCCGGCGGGCAGATCCCGCTGCCAATCGACGCTCCCCCGCACATTGAGCGGGCGCGCTGGCTCATCGAGGAGTTCAGGGTCAGCCTGTTCGCGCAGCAGCTGCGGGCTGCCGAAGCCGTCTCGCTGCAGCGAATCCAGAAGGCCCTCGCGGGCTAA
- a CDS encoding TetR family transcriptional regulator: MTEGLRERKMRLTREQLEAAAVEIAYAEGVAAVTVDRVCAAAMVSRSTFFNYFPSLEQAIFGSPLEFDPELTTRILTERSGDLVVASSLIVMESVRGQADNPVTKKRLALFSREPELTSRVSWSSGTSTERLIAILAAWLDSHPDDARLEGVAHETEARLAVNLSIALGDEAQRHVREVDGELVIDLETFTRIRRQLTTLVTPRA; this comes from the coding sequence ATGACGGAGGGCCTGCGCGAACGCAAGATGCGACTCACGCGCGAGCAACTGGAGGCCGCCGCCGTTGAGATTGCGTATGCGGAAGGAGTGGCGGCCGTCACCGTTGATCGCGTGTGCGCCGCCGCAATGGTGTCGAGAAGCACCTTCTTCAACTACTTCCCATCGCTCGAACAGGCAATCTTCGGCTCGCCGCTCGAGTTTGACCCCGAACTCACCACGCGGATCCTGACCGAGCGCTCCGGCGACCTCGTCGTCGCGTCCTCGCTCATCGTCATGGAATCCGTGCGCGGACAAGCAGATAACCCAGTCACGAAGAAGCGCCTGGCGCTTTTCTCGCGAGAGCCCGAGCTCACGAGCCGAGTCTCGTGGTCCAGCGGCACGAGCACCGAGAGGCTCATCGCGATACTCGCGGCGTGGCTCGACAGTCACCCAGACGACGCCAGGCTCGAGGGGGTCGCGCACGAAACCGAGGCACGCCTCGCAGTGAACCTCTCAATCGCGCTCGGAGACGAGGCTCAGCGCCACGTGCGCGAGGTAGATGGCGAACTCGTCATCGACCTCGAAACGTTCACTCGCATCCGCCGACAGCTCACAACGCTCGTGACCCCACGAGCCTAG
- a CDS encoding NAD-dependent succinate-semialdehyde dehydrogenase, whose product MGTFAVINPATGEKLAEYPDATAADIEAALASTQQTYQEWSRKTTVAERAALAKRAAELFDERKEELGAIINREMGKPLDQSIGEAEFSGAITAAFADNAEKWLADEHLEVEDGLKTFFRFQGTGVILGIMPWNYPYYQVARFAVPNLILGNTIVLKHAAQCPESALALEQLFLDAGFPKGAYVNVFATHEQVSDIIADDRVQGVSLTGSERAGAIVAEQAGRALKKCVLELGGSDVFLVLDSADLDHAVEHAVGGRMENTGQACNGSKRIVVMDKYFDEFSKKFQAAIAGQSYSDGDFGPMSSEAATKTLTAQVQGAIDQGAEVVVGNNEPEGNLYTPSIITNITPAMDVYSQELFGPVAQLYKVSSDEEAIQLANSSPYGLGSVIICDDLERAEQVGNQLDVGMVFIGGAGLEGADVPFGGVKKSGYGRELGKVGMLEFANKKLFRYAG is encoded by the coding sequence ATGGGCACCTTCGCCGTCATTAATCCGGCTACGGGCGAGAAGCTCGCAGAGTACCCGGACGCGACCGCTGCTGACATCGAAGCAGCACTCGCTTCGACGCAGCAGACTTACCAGGAGTGGTCACGCAAGACCACCGTTGCCGAGCGTGCAGCACTCGCAAAGCGCGCGGCAGAACTCTTCGATGAGCGCAAGGAAGAACTCGGCGCAATCATCAACCGCGAGATGGGCAAGCCCCTCGATCAGTCGATCGGCGAGGCCGAGTTCTCGGGCGCGATTACTGCTGCGTTCGCAGACAACGCCGAGAAGTGGCTCGCCGACGAGCACCTCGAGGTTGAAGATGGCCTGAAGACTTTCTTCCGCTTCCAGGGCACAGGCGTGATCCTTGGCATCATGCCGTGGAACTACCCGTACTACCAGGTCGCGCGCTTCGCCGTGCCGAACCTCATCCTCGGCAACACGATCGTGCTGAAGCACGCAGCGCAGTGCCCCGAGTCGGCGCTCGCGCTCGAGCAGCTGTTCCTTGACGCAGGCTTCCCGAAGGGCGCCTACGTCAACGTCTTCGCAACTCACGAGCAGGTCAGCGACATCATCGCCGACGACCGCGTGCAGGGCGTCTCGCTCACCGGTTCGGAGCGCGCAGGCGCGATTGTTGCCGAGCAGGCAGGCCGCGCGCTGAAGAAGTGCGTGCTCGAGCTCGGCGGCTCGGACGTTTTCCTCGTGCTCGACTCGGCAGACCTCGACCACGCTGTTGAGCACGCTGTTGGCGGCCGCATGGAGAACACCGGCCAGGCGTGCAACGGCTCGAAGCGTATCGTTGTCATGGACAAGTACTTCGACGAGTTCTCGAAGAAGTTCCAGGCCGCTATCGCCGGCCAGTCGTACAGCGACGGTGACTTCGGCCCGATGTCGTCTGAAGCTGCGACGAAGACCCTCACCGCTCAGGTGCAGGGTGCGATCGACCAGGGCGCCGAGGTTGTCGTTGGCAACAACGAGCCCGAGGGCAACCTCTACACCCCGTCGATCATCACGAACATCACCCCGGCGATGGACGTCTACAGCCAAGAGCTCTTCGGCCCCGTCGCGCAGCTCTACAAGGTATCGAGCGACGAAGAGGCGATCCAGCTCGCGAACTCCTCGCCCTACGGCCTCGGCTCCGTCATCATCTGTGACGACCTCGAGCGCGCGGAGCAGGTCGGAAACCAGCTTGACGTTGGCATGGTCTTCATCGGCGGCGCGGGCCTCGAGGGCGCTGACGTGCCCTTCGGCGGCGTGAAGAAGTCGGGCTACGGCCGCGAGCTCGGCAAGGTTGGCATGCTTGAGTTCGCCAACAAGAAGCTCTTCCGCTACGCGGGCTAA
- a CDS encoding aldo/keto reductase — protein MAALEIPNITLHDGTEIPQLGLGVFKVDPGEAERVVADALAAGYRHIDTAAIYRNEAEVGAAIAASGVPREDLFVTTKLWNSDQLRGEEAFQESLDKLGLDRVDLYLVHWPQPMFGEALTAWRSLVKIHESGRATSIGVSNFEISDLEEIISETGVVPTVNQIELHPLHQRRELVEYCESKGIRVEAWGPLAQGKSDLFERPAIADAAAAHSKTPAQAVLRWHVQQGRIVFPKTVRAERMIENAQIFDFELSAAEIAAIDALDEQKNFGSNPHEMDVR, from the coding sequence GTGGCTGCACTCGAAATCCCGAACATCACCCTGCACGACGGCACCGAGATTCCCCAGCTTGGGCTCGGCGTATTCAAGGTCGACCCAGGCGAAGCGGAGCGGGTCGTCGCCGACGCGCTCGCCGCAGGCTATCGCCACATCGACACCGCCGCGATCTACCGAAACGAAGCAGAGGTGGGGGCCGCGATCGCCGCGAGTGGTGTGCCTCGCGAAGACCTCTTCGTCACTACGAAGCTCTGGAATAGCGACCAGCTGCGAGGCGAGGAGGCATTCCAGGAGAGCCTCGACAAGCTCGGCCTCGATCGTGTCGACCTGTACCTCGTGCACTGGCCGCAGCCCATGTTTGGCGAGGCGCTCACCGCGTGGCGCTCGCTCGTGAAGATCCACGAGTCGGGGCGGGCGACCTCGATCGGAGTTTCGAACTTCGAGATCTCGGACCTCGAGGAGATCATCTCCGAGACTGGCGTCGTGCCGACGGTGAACCAGATCGAGCTGCACCCCCTGCACCAGCGCCGCGAGCTCGTCGAGTACTGCGAGTCCAAGGGCATCCGTGTTGAGGCCTGGGGGCCGCTGGCGCAGGGCAAGTCCGACCTGTTTGAGCGCCCGGCGATCGCTGACGCCGCTGCAGCCCACTCGAAGACCCCCGCACAGGCGGTGCTGCGGTGGCATGTGCAGCAGGGTCGCATCGTGTTTCCGAAGACAGTGCGGGCCGAGCGCATGATCGAGAATGCTCAGATCTTCGACTTCGAGCTCTCAGCCGCCGAGATTGCCGCGATTGACGCGCTCGACGAACAGAAGAACTTCGGCTCGAACCCGCACGAGATGGACGTGCGCTAG
- a CDS encoding DUF4349 domain-containing protein, which yields MNTKRFLAGLAATLVAVGLAGCSASSSDVAGVPAVDSMAGGEFASAADASVEQGSGLLDGNREAVQSESRSIIRSASLALTVKSVRAAADDVAEVAKRLDGSVSSQSISGDGGAAATGEVSLRVPAERLDEAVLELSKLGDVTSDSRSADDVTETHVDLAARVAALESSVKRLTDLMAGAATTSELIEAESALSARQQELDGLKAQLESLEGQVSQASIWVSLSEQSPLPGGGPSSFWDALKAGVASIGSFFVGAFVGLGFALPWLALLAIVAVAVLIPLRRRRRRARIADTPEKPLSADPAESVAEDPTS from the coding sequence ATGAATACCAAGCGATTCCTGGCGGGGCTTGCCGCCACCCTCGTGGCTGTCGGGCTCGCGGGATGCTCAGCGTCGTCATCTGACGTCGCTGGGGTCCCCGCAGTCGATTCGATGGCCGGCGGTGAGTTCGCGTCTGCCGCGGACGCTTCCGTCGAGCAAGGATCGGGTCTGCTCGACGGCAATCGCGAGGCAGTGCAGAGCGAGAGCCGGTCAATCATCCGCTCAGCCTCGCTCGCGCTCACCGTGAAGTCTGTGCGCGCCGCAGCTGACGACGTTGCCGAGGTCGCGAAACGCCTCGACGGCTCAGTCTCCTCCCAGTCGATCAGTGGCGATGGTGGCGCCGCCGCGACAGGAGAGGTCTCACTGCGAGTCCCGGCTGAGCGACTCGACGAGGCAGTCCTTGAGCTCTCCAAGCTCGGCGACGTCACCTCAGATTCCCGCTCCGCCGATGACGTCACCGAAACGCACGTCGATCTCGCGGCCCGCGTCGCCGCGCTCGAGTCCTCGGTGAAGCGGCTCACAGATCTCATGGCCGGCGCCGCAACGACGAGCGAGCTTATTGAAGCAGAGAGCGCGCTCTCTGCACGCCAGCAGGAGCTCGACGGGCTCAAAGCCCAGCTCGAATCGCTCGAGGGCCAGGTCTCCCAGGCAAGCATCTGGGTCTCGCTGAGCGAACAGAGCCCGCTTCCCGGGGGCGGCCCGAGCTCCTTCTGGGACGCTCTCAAGGCAGGCGTCGCGTCGATCGGGTCGTTCTTTGTTGGCGCGTTCGTCGGTCTCGGATTCGCGCTTCCTTGGCTCGCGCTGCTCGCGATCGTGGCCGTGGCCGTTTTGATCCCGCTGCGCAGGCGAAGGCGACGCGCCCGGATCGCCGATACGCCTGAGAAACCGCTGAGCGCCGATCCTGCGGAATCAGTCGCAGAAGACCCCACCTCCTAG